In Paenibacillus sp. 1781tsa1, one DNA window encodes the following:
- a CDS encoding GNAT family N-acetyltransferase: MFKYQLDTATYVTILAMKDAPQLYNLIDRNRDHIGAWLKFPSMTLTEDDSRTFIKGTRIRYAQDDGYWLGIWCGDELAGSIGYLYIDQENKKTEIGYWLGKEYEGRGLITKSIKVLIDYAFDELELNKVEIGVATDNFKSRAIPEKLGFQREGELRDYEYINGAYLNRIIYGLKADQWRT, translated from the coding sequence ATGTTTAAATATCAATTGGATACTGCTACCTATGTAACGATATTGGCGATGAAAGATGCACCCCAATTATATAATTTGATAGATAGAAACAGGGATCATATAGGAGCGTGGTTGAAGTTCCCCAGTATGACATTAACAGAAGATGATTCAAGAACCTTCATCAAGGGAACACGTATACGCTATGCTCAAGATGATGGTTATTGGTTAGGAATCTGGTGTGGAGACGAGCTTGCTGGTTCTATTGGATACTTATACATTGATCAAGAAAACAAGAAAACTGAAATAGGATATTGGCTAGGTAAGGAATATGAGGGTAGAGGACTTATTACAAAATCGATTAAAGTGCTAATTGATTACGCATTTGATGAACTTGAATTAAATAAAGTTGAAATTGGCGTAGCAACAGATAATTTCAAAAGCCGCGCAATTCCTGAAAAATTAGGCTTTCAACGTGAAGGTGAATTAAGAGATTACGAATATATTAACGGTGCATATTTAAACAGGATTATTTATGGGTTGAAAGCAGATCAATGGAGAACGTAA
- a CDS encoding class I SAM-dependent methyltransferase yields MNKNSVYETNSFYWDTRGNDFLRAIVLPHYGAFISEEKHQLFGDVSGLKMLEVGCGDGQSLQYHGDRKAGELWGMDISQKQIEKTQQHLRTYGISATLICSPMEEESSIPINYFDAVYSIYAIGWTTDLEGTFSRIAYYLKKDGIFIFSWSHPINRCVVEENDRFVFNKPYSDESWYAVSPDSCQGELTLADRQISTYINALAKAGFVIEQMIEESDEDIMQLHNSSDSLLKRAKMLPVTFVIKARKR; encoded by the coding sequence ATGAACAAGAACAGTGTTTATGAAACAAACAGCTTCTATTGGGATACAAGAGGGAATGACTTTTTGAGAGCAATCGTGCTTCCACATTATGGAGCATTCATATCAGAAGAAAAACACCAACTATTTGGGGATGTCTCAGGATTAAAGATGTTAGAAGTGGGCTGTGGAGATGGTCAATCCTTGCAGTATCATGGGGATCGCAAAGCAGGTGAGCTATGGGGTATGGATATATCCCAGAAACAGATAGAAAAGACACAACAACACTTGAGAACATATGGTATTTCTGCAACATTGATATGTTCACCCATGGAAGAGGAATCTAGTATCCCTATTAATTATTTTGACGCTGTGTATTCGATTTATGCCATAGGTTGGACAACCGATCTTGAAGGTACTTTCAGCCGAATCGCTTATTATTTAAAGAAAGATGGCATTTTTATTTTCAGCTGGTCTCATCCAATAAACAGATGTGTTGTTGAAGAAAACGATAGATTTGTTTTCAATAAGCCATATTCTGATGAATCGTGGTATGCGGTATCTCCAGATTCTTGTCAGGGCGAATTAACCTTGGCTGATCGTCAAATATCAACCTATATCAATGCGTTGGCGAAAGCGGGATTTGTCATTGAACAAATGATCGAGGAATCCGATGAGGATATCATGCAATTACATAATAGTAGCGATAGCCTCCTTAAAAGAGCGAAGATGTTACCTGTAACTTTTGTGATCAAAGCAAGAAAACGATGA
- a CDS encoding NUDIX hydrolase, which produces MSPPKHIVSAAAIVINDKNELLLIRGPRRGWEMPGGQVEEGESLSQAAIRETKEESGIDIEIIKFCGIFQNIENSICNTLFLARPIGGELTTSSESLDSGFFPIEEAILKVEWKNFRERIEYCLNPEMQPFCIEFSDKNNI; this is translated from the coding sequence ATGAGCCCTCCAAAACATATCGTATCTGCCGCTGCAATAGTGATAAACGACAAAAATGAATTATTACTTATTAGAGGACCACGAAGAGGATGGGAAATGCCAGGTGGTCAAGTAGAAGAAGGAGAATCTCTTAGTCAAGCTGCAATTAGAGAGACGAAAGAAGAATCTGGCATCGACATTGAAATTATCAAGTTTTGTGGAATATTTCAGAATATCGAAAATTCAATATGTAACACATTATTTCTAGCAAGACCGATTGGTGGGGAATTAACGACATCATCTGAGAGTTTAGACTCTGGTTTCTTTCCAATTGAAGAAGCGATTTTAAAAGTCGAATGGAAAAACTTCAGAGAAAGAATAGAGTATTGCTTGAACCCTGAGATGCAACCTTTTTGCATTGAGTTCAGTGATAAGAATAATATTTAA
- a CDS encoding phosphotransferase family protein — MNIQDLPIDIKEHIGKVQKITFPKQGHTSTVAILDTFDQKYIIKKTENALYNEWLSDEHKVLQYLHHSGLPVPKVYSFHTEDTSRWLLMDYIDGITLREFLSKMPDLQSKEKAIFNFGLSLKRIHESSCPIELLNNDSAWLDTILNKAEYNLTHFAVDGSAERLQQLKEARPKPIDNTFIHGDFTIDNVLVNDCNIVGVIDWAGAAYGDPRYDVALAIRPKLNAFDNEKDREIFYKGYGKLRITDEEYNYFGDGIYNFF, encoded by the coding sequence ATGAATATTCAGGATCTCCCCATTGATATAAAAGAACATATAGGGAAAGTTCAGAAAATCACTTTTCCTAAGCAAGGTCATACCTCTACTGTGGCTATTCTGGATACATTCGACCAAAAGTACATCATCAAGAAGACAGAAAACGCTCTTTATAATGAATGGTTATCCGATGAACATAAGGTGCTTCAATACCTTCACCATTCGGGACTCCCTGTTCCAAAGGTATATTCATTTCATACGGAGGACACATCGAGATGGCTCCTGATGGATTATATTGACGGAATAACTTTAAGAGAATTTCTCTCTAAGATGCCTGACCTCCAAAGTAAAGAAAAAGCGATTTTTAACTTTGGGCTTAGTTTAAAGAGAATACATGAAAGCTCTTGTCCCATTGAATTACTCAACAATGACAGTGCCTGGTTAGATACAATACTTAACAAAGCAGAATATAATCTAACTCATTTTGCTGTAGACGGGTCTGCAGAACGACTTCAACAGTTGAAAGAAGCAAGGCCAAAACCAATAGATAACACTTTTATTCATGGAGATTTTACTATAGATAATGTGCTAGTTAATGATTGTAATATTGTTGGAGTTATTGACTGGGCAGGAGCAGCTTATGGCGATCCAAGATATGATGTAGCATTAGCCATTAGACCGAAGCTTAATGCGTTTGATAATGAAAAAGATAGAGAAATATTTTATAAGGGTTATGGAAAGTTAAGAATAACGGATGAAGAGTACAATTATTTTGGAGACGGGATATATAACTTTTTTTAG
- a CDS encoding serine hydrolase, whose translation MKIKRRHHGLIKMIACILSLLFFIMTCAVPARAEVDRVETTPSRIALSSLEETIDSYVATNQKNTAAVSVVAIKNGVTIVNKAYGYADFEQQNKADTSTVFEWGSTSKLLVWASVMQLVEQGKLDLDTDIHEYLPEGFLKKLEYDAPITLMNLMHHNAGWEDRLIDLWYSSESDIVELGEALQKFEPRQIDKPGSVVAYSNYGTAMAAYIVEVQSGQPFYKYVSEHIFNPLNMKDTSIHPSQYDNLHVLKRRNEIQGYTTSLKLIPKNRAYISLYPAGGAIGTAEDAAKFLAALMPVDHSNLLFANKETLDEMLSPSLNYDGTSNPRIAHGFFEVEYWVPALEHAGSTAGFTSKFVIDPESNFGLVVMTNQSNEMAYSVGLVQKVFGSSFSTNSVTSERGGYYLPARRVVSGFTKAYSMLSLQKYTTFDLSNFANVVERNGTIEKVSVPYNDFLPVSNLTINLIKASFIALAVAILLSLRAIIGYFIRLSKYKLKNWERPGTGFDKYHIAINITSVALILNTILLFMRALGFSPYSSLRIHLIFNLVYVLLAAAYLVLLFYKLLKRNYSKKQTVVYIMSGMSAFLFAAFIMGWDLYF comes from the coding sequence ATGAAGATTAAACGAAGACATCACGGTCTTATTAAAATGATCGCTTGTATTCTGTCACTACTATTTTTCATTATGACATGTGCGGTACCTGCGCGCGCTGAGGTAGATCGAGTGGAGACAACACCCTCCAGGATTGCGTTGTCTTCGCTAGAGGAAACGATTGATTCATATGTGGCCACGAATCAGAAGAACACCGCTGCCGTTTCAGTTGTGGCTATTAAGAACGGTGTGACTATTGTGAATAAGGCCTATGGTTACGCAGATTTTGAGCAACAGAATAAGGCAGACACCTCTACTGTATTTGAATGGGGTTCTACTTCTAAACTGTTGGTCTGGGCGAGTGTTATGCAACTTGTAGAGCAGGGGAAGCTTGATTTGGATACCGATATTCATGAATATTTACCAGAAGGGTTTCTAAAGAAGCTTGAATACGATGCCCCCATTACCCTAATGAACCTTATGCATCATAACGCAGGATGGGAGGATAGATTGATCGATTTATGGTATTCATCCGAGAGTGATATTGTGGAATTAGGTGAAGCTTTACAAAAATTTGAGCCGAGGCAGATCGATAAACCTGGGAGTGTCGTTGCTTATTCAAACTATGGTACGGCTATGGCTGCTTACATCGTTGAAGTGCAAAGCGGACAACCCTTTTATAAATATGTCAGTGAACATATATTTAACCCGCTGAATATGAAAGACACTTCGATTCACCCGTCACAGTATGATAATCTACACGTCTTGAAAAGGAGAAATGAGATTCAAGGGTACACGACGAGTCTGAAACTCATCCCTAAGAACAGAGCATACATAAGCTTATACCCTGCGGGGGGCGCCATTGGCACAGCAGAGGATGCAGCTAAATTTCTCGCAGCCTTAATGCCGGTGGATCATAGCAATTTATTATTCGCGAACAAGGAAACGTTAGACGAGATGCTGTCACCAAGTCTAAATTATGATGGAACTTCTAATCCTCGAATTGCACATGGCTTTTTTGAAGTAGAGTACTGGGTGCCTGCACTGGAACACGCTGGAAGTACGGCGGGATTTACAAGTAAATTTGTTATTGACCCGGAGTCTAATTTTGGTTTAGTGGTCATGACAAACCAGTCAAATGAAATGGCTTATAGCGTTGGTCTTGTCCAGAAGGTGTTTGGAAGTAGCTTCAGTACAAATTCGGTTACATCTGAGAGAGGAGGATATTATCTGCCTGCGCGACGGGTCGTTTCCGGTTTTACGAAGGCATATTCGATGTTAAGTCTGCAGAAGTATACAACATTTGACCTTAGTAACTTTGCAAATGTTGTTGAGCGTAACGGGACTATTGAGAAGGTCTCCGTTCCTTATAATGACTTTTTGCCCGTATCCAACTTGACGATAAACTTGATCAAAGCATCTTTTATTGCGCTTGCAGTAGCCATCCTACTCAGTTTGAGAGCGATAATTGGCTATTTTATTCGGTTATCCAAATACAAATTAAAAAACTGGGAAAGACCCGGTACAGGATTTGATAAGTATCATATTGCTATTAATATTACCAGTGTAGCATTGATTTTAAATACGATCTTATTGTTCATGCGCGCCTTAGGCTTTTCCCCCTATTCTTCATTACGCATCCATCTCATCTTCAACTTGGTTTATGTGCTTTTAGCAGCGGCGTACCTTGTCTTGTTGTTCTACAAATTGCTGAAGAGAAATTACAGTAAAAAGCAAACGGTAGTTTACATCATGTCTGGCATGTCGGCTTTCCTATTTGCTGCTTTTATTATGGGATGGGATTTGTACTTTTAG
- a CDS encoding DUF3231 family protein codes for MGILSGNPKNEPMHYGEIFSVWQCSTVAKGALSFYQAFSNHAGDKELKKILEALIDQAKLEIKECDTLLIDNGIATTPVLPERPPVKLEDIPIGARITDPEIAASIASDTSMGLVACSQVMGQSIREDIGALFAKYHVTKTALGLRILQMSKEKGWLIPPPLQVKRPEAVGV; via the coding sequence ATGGGAATATTAAGTGGCAATCCAAAAAATGAACCTATGCATTACGGTGAAATCTTCAGCGTATGGCAATGTTCAACGGTCGCGAAGGGAGCTCTTTCCTTTTACCAAGCATTTTCTAATCATGCAGGAGATAAAGAATTGAAAAAAATATTGGAAGCTCTAATTGATCAAGCTAAACTTGAGATCAAAGAGTGTGATACTCTCCTAATTGATAACGGAATTGCTACCACACCAGTTTTACCAGAAAGACCTCCAGTAAAACTGGAAGACATTCCTATTGGTGCAAGGATTACAGATCCTGAGATAGCAGCAAGTATTGCTTCTGATACTTCAATGGGATTGGTTGCTTGCAGTCAAGTTATGGGCCAATCCATTAGAGAAGATATCGGAGCCTTATTTGCGAAATATCATGTTACTAAAACCGCTCTAGGCCTTCGTATTCTCCAAATGAGTAAAGAAAAAGGTTGGCTTATTCCCCCGCCTCTTCAAGTGAAAAGACCGGAAGCTGTCGGGGTTTAA
- a CDS encoding MBL fold metallo-hydrolase, whose amino-acid sequence MKEELNYGTDYKFIPVTSVGSGVGTEILPDLFCYTIQIVNICLVGNPESGEFVLVDAGMPKSANEIISVIEERFGANSRPKAIILTHGHFDHVGGVIELVKHWGVPVYAHPLELPFLTGVKNYPEPDPTVEGGLVAKISPSFPNDPINLGSHVQTLPPNGSVPHMPGFKWIHTPGHSPGHVSLFRESDGALIAGDAFATVKQEYMYKVLNQELEISGPPRYLTTDWEAAKQSVVKLESLKPLVAVTGHGIPMSGELLTTSLRKLVNEFDRIAVPDYGKYVN is encoded by the coding sequence ATGAAAGAAGAATTGAATTACGGTACCGACTATAAGTTTATCCCTGTAACTTCAGTGGGAAGTGGTGTAGGGACTGAAATATTACCTGATTTATTTTGCTACACGATCCAAATTGTAAATATCTGTTTAGTAGGTAACCCCGAATCTGGCGAGTTCGTTTTAGTAGATGCCGGAATGCCAAAGTCAGCAAATGAAATAATTTCTGTCATTGAGGAACGTTTCGGTGCAAACAGCCGCCCCAAAGCAATTATTTTGACCCATGGACACTTTGATCATGTCGGAGGGGTGATCGAACTTGTCAAACACTGGGGAGTTCCGGTTTATGCACATCCGTTAGAGCTCCCCTTCCTCACAGGGGTAAAAAACTACCCGGAACCAGACCCTACGGTTGAAGGTGGTTTGGTAGCGAAAATCTCCCCATCTTTTCCCAATGATCCAATAAACCTTGGAAGTCATGTACAAACGTTACCCCCGAACGGAAGTGTACCCCATATGCCAGGATTTAAATGGATTCATACCCCAGGACATTCTCCCGGTCATGTTTCGTTGTTTAGGGAAAGTGACGGAGCGTTAATTGCAGGTGACGCTTTCGCTACTGTAAAACAAGAGTATATGTATAAAGTATTGAATCAAGAATTGGAGATCAGTGGACCGCCTCGCTATTTAACAACAGATTGGGAAGCTGCAAAGCAATCTGTTGTCAAACTTGAGAGTTTAAAGCCATTGGTTGCTGTAACTGGCCATGGAATACCGATGTCTGGTGAATTACTAACAACAAGCCTGAGAAAACTGGTTAATGAATTTGACCGCATTGCCGTACCGGATTATGGAAAGTACGTAAACTAA
- a CDS encoding YCF48-related protein: MRLQWIKIAQTALLSIGIAALLAACTDSDQPPVAEPPQQQEDAGNTGQTLTVVPPVNSTESADMAKYQIQTRLTDFQLLNDNGGLAWGVTRNALRLYYTQDQGKTWTNVSPSENVQFPANPKYGQSIYFVDRTHGWIVREGMGGTDTMVLRTNNGGVTWSLSSLSKTDKVTAISFVSPEKGWILTTVDTAIGKQDKKLYFTEDGGITWDRMSSSDEDSKQEAEEISRRGYTTGMTFSDPKHGFLTAMEFGTPKLYVTSDGGENWNAGPSFFDRNKFNGCGNFSISSPQFFGREAQSAWMSMSCSQGESTKFNGFFTTDGGKSWKVSNFTLNKQTGANRNLSPVFLNALEGWAVQKGITYHTKDAGKTWNALPASSVLEKIFEDYPEIVKIQMVTSKLGWILVENTDAKRSLLLQTMDGGVHWKVL; the protein is encoded by the coding sequence TTGCGTTTGCAATGGATCAAAATCGCGCAGACAGCATTGCTGTCTATAGGTATAGCAGCCTTATTGGCTGCATGCACCGACTCAGATCAACCTCCGGTAGCAGAACCTCCGCAGCAGCAGGAGGACGCCGGGAATACAGGGCAGACATTAACTGTCGTTCCCCCTGTGAACAGTACTGAATCTGCAGATATGGCCAAGTACCAAATACAGACCCGTTTGACCGATTTTCAGTTGCTCAATGACAACGGAGGATTGGCGTGGGGGGTGACGCGGAATGCGTTGCGCCTGTACTATACTCAGGATCAGGGAAAGACCTGGACCAATGTATCACCCTCGGAAAATGTACAATTTCCGGCTAACCCTAAATATGGACAAAGCATTTATTTTGTAGATCGTACACATGGTTGGATTGTTCGTGAAGGTATGGGTGGAACCGATACCATGGTGCTTCGCACCAACAATGGGGGCGTAACTTGGAGTCTGTCTTCTCTGTCCAAGACGGATAAAGTGACAGCGATCTCCTTTGTATCTCCTGAAAAAGGCTGGATACTTACCACGGTGGATACCGCTATTGGTAAACAGGACAAGAAACTGTACTTCACCGAGGACGGTGGAATTACCTGGGATCGGATGTCATCCAGTGATGAAGATAGTAAACAGGAAGCAGAAGAGATCTCCAGACGTGGTTACACCACAGGTATGACTTTCTCGGATCCGAAACATGGTTTCCTGACAGCCATGGAATTCGGTACACCGAAGTTGTATGTTACCTCAGACGGCGGAGAGAACTGGAATGCTGGACCATCTTTCTTTGATCGAAACAAATTCAACGGGTGTGGTAATTTCAGTATCAGTTCACCCCAATTTTTTGGACGTGAAGCACAGTCAGCCTGGATGTCAATGTCCTGCTCTCAAGGCGAGAGCACGAAATTTAATGGTTTTTTCACCACAGATGGTGGAAAGAGCTGGAAGGTGTCCAATTTCACGTTGAATAAACAAACGGGTGCAAATCGTAACCTTTCACCAGTATTCCTGAACGCATTAGAAGGTTGGGCTGTGCAGAAGGGCATAACCTACCACACCAAGGATGCGGGCAAAACATGGAACGCTCTTCCTGCAAGCAGTGTACTGGAGAAAATTTTCGAAGACTATCCTGAGATTGTGAAGATTCAGATGGTTACCTCCAAGCTAGGCTGGATATTAGTTGAAAATACGGATGCAAAAAGATCGTTGTTACTGCAAACGATGGACGGCGGTGTACACTGGAAAGTGCTATAA
- a CDS encoding L-lactate dehydrogenase yields MTNSAALKPSRVVIVGMGAVGTTTGYTLMLRQRSSELVFVDVNHDKATGEMLDMNHGLPFTGGVKVWAGDYSDCKDADIIIITAGASQKPGETRIDLLKKNASIFKEIIERITEVNSHGILLIATNPVDILSYTSWKQSGWPASRVIGSGTLLDSARFRYLIGKNKGIDPRSIHAHIIGEHGDSEVPVWSLANVAGTDLELDEETQQDIFDRTKNAAYEIINAKGATSYAIALALDRIVAAILGNEGSVLNVSTLLEDYNGVSDVYLGVPCVVDRNGVREILPLPLNETEKVAFQASANKLKEQIAGLE; encoded by the coding sequence ATGACAAATAGTGCAGCTCTGAAACCAAGTCGTGTCGTGATTGTAGGCATGGGTGCGGTGGGAACAACAACGGGATACACGCTAATGTTGAGACAGCGTTCGTCCGAGTTGGTATTTGTGGATGTGAATCATGATAAGGCAACCGGCGAAATGCTGGATATGAACCACGGTCTTCCGTTTACGGGTGGCGTGAAAGTATGGGCTGGCGATTATTCCGACTGCAAAGATGCAGATATCATTATTATTACAGCAGGTGCTTCCCAGAAACCAGGCGAGACCCGGATTGATCTGCTGAAGAAAAATGCAAGCATTTTCAAAGAAATTATTGAGCGTATTACTGAAGTGAATTCTCATGGTATTTTGTTAATCGCAACGAATCCTGTAGATATTCTGTCCTATACTTCATGGAAACAAAGCGGATGGCCGGCTTCTCGTGTCATTGGTTCAGGTACATTGCTCGATAGCGCACGTTTCCGTTACCTCATTGGTAAGAACAAAGGGATCGACCCACGTAGTATTCACGCCCACATTATTGGTGAGCATGGGGATTCCGAAGTACCTGTATGGAGCCTGGCTAACGTTGCAGGAACAGATCTGGAACTGGATGAAGAGACACAGCAGGATATCTTCGACCGTACCAAAAATGCAGCGTATGAGATTATTAATGCCAAAGGCGCAACTTCCTATGCAATCGCCCTTGCTCTGGACCGCATTGTAGCTGCAATTCTCGGCAACGAAGGCTCCGTTCTGAACGTGTCCACGTTGCTTGAAGATTACAATGGCGTATCGGATGTTTATCTGGGCGTTCCATGCGTTGTCGATCGCAACGGTGTGCGCGAGATTCTGCCTCTTCCGTTGAATGAAACCGAGAAAGTGGCTTTCCAGGCGTCTGCTAACAAATTAAAAGAACAGATCGCTGGATTGGAGTAA
- a CDS encoding tyrosine-type recombinase/integrase, with translation MMTEEIQEQYAEELEAFHIWMKDAGYTGHTVKSYTGDVVEFLISIQGKSLEQVKKLHVLSFLSRARERGVSDATRNRKHAAVNCFYKSLIELELLTNNPAFGIKKSKTEKNRAPVFLDESGLTRFLESVEGKYRTRNLAVFLLMGYMGLRVGEVHALDCKDYNAERRTLDVFGKGRKWRSLPVPETVANVLSQAMAERLEPWRPKEEALFVSQKGKRLSIRSIQLISTETFERFQQESPANQRQNYSSHKLRHSFATMMLRRGADLRTVQELLGHASIQTTTVYTHVTSREKEEAMALLDVKLPTY, from the coding sequence ATGATGACTGAGGAGATCCAGGAGCAATATGCGGAGGAGCTAGAAGCTTTTCACATATGGATGAAGGACGCCGGATATACAGGCCATACGGTAAAATCATACACGGGTGACGTGGTGGAATTCCTGATCTCCATTCAAGGAAAGTCACTGGAGCAGGTCAAAAAGCTGCATGTGCTGTCTTTTCTGTCCCGTGCCAGGGAGCGTGGGGTTAGTGATGCCACGAGAAATCGCAAACATGCGGCGGTGAACTGTTTTTACAAGTCCCTCATTGAACTCGAATTGTTAACGAATAATCCGGCTTTTGGCATTAAAAAATCCAAAACCGAGAAAAACCGTGCGCCCGTTTTCCTTGATGAAAGTGGTTTGACACGTTTCCTGGAGTCGGTAGAAGGCAAGTATCGCACACGCAATCTGGCTGTTTTTCTGCTGATGGGGTATATGGGATTACGGGTTGGAGAAGTGCATGCTTTGGATTGCAAAGACTATAATGCGGAGCGGCGTACATTGGATGTATTTGGTAAAGGTCGTAAATGGCGCTCGCTACCTGTACCGGAGACCGTGGCAAACGTATTGTCTCAAGCTATGGCTGAGCGTTTGGAACCTTGGCGACCGAAAGAGGAAGCACTGTTTGTCTCGCAAAAAGGAAAGAGACTGTCGATTCGCAGCATTCAGCTCATATCAACGGAAACCTTTGAACGTTTCCAGCAAGAATCACCAGCTAACCAACGTCAAAACTACTCCAGTCATAAGCTGCGTCACTCTTTCGCGACCATGATGTTACGGCGTGGAGCCGACTTGCGTACGGTGCAGGAGCTGCTCGGTCATGCATCGATTCAAACGACAACTGTCTATACACATGTCACCAGTAGGGAGAAAGAAGAGGCTATGGCTCTGCTTGACGTTAAACTTCCGACATATTAA
- a CDS encoding amino acid permease has translation MRENEHRSSLFRKKPIASEGDNSSALKRALGPLDLTTLGVGAIIGTGIFVLTGVAAATYAGPGLVLSFLLAGIICAFAALCYSEFASSIPASGSAYTYSYTAFGEVIAWILGWDLILEYGFASAAVASGWSGYFQTLLSGFGLELPHALTSAFSPEKGTYFDITAAVITLIITFLLTRGVKEAARANGIMVAIKIIVVLIFIGVGVFYVEPTNWQPFLPFGISGVTAGAATVFFAYIGFDAVSTAAEEVKRPQRDLPIGIIASLAICTVLYIVVSLILTGIVPYNMLNVSDPVAFAFEFVQLKGLSWIVSLGAIAGITTVLLVMMYGQTRLLYSMSRDGLLSPVFSKVSGKSQTPAVGTWVAGIIVALFSGFISLGHLAELTNIGTLFAFAVVSLGIIVLRKNNPDLKRGFRVPLVPLIPILSALGCVYLMTRLAALTWITFFAWLIIGLIIYFAYGRHYSHLNPARRISSAFRAKDK, from the coding sequence ATGCGTGAGAATGAACATCGATCTTCATTATTTCGTAAAAAACCAATTGCGTCGGAGGGCGATAACAGCAGTGCATTAAAACGGGCGCTCGGTCCCTTGGACTTAACCACACTTGGGGTGGGCGCTATTATTGGTACCGGGATTTTTGTGCTGACCGGTGTAGCTGCCGCAACGTATGCTGGCCCGGGTCTTGTACTGTCATTTTTGCTGGCAGGTATCATATGTGCCTTCGCTGCATTGTGTTACTCGGAGTTTGCCTCAAGCATACCGGCATCGGGTAGTGCGTACACGTATAGTTATACGGCTTTTGGCGAAGTGATTGCCTGGATTCTGGGATGGGATCTGATATTGGAATATGGATTCGCGAGTGCGGCGGTAGCCAGCGGATGGTCTGGATATTTCCAAACGTTGTTATCCGGATTCGGTTTGGAGTTACCCCATGCGCTAACGAGTGCGTTCAGCCCGGAAAAGGGAACCTATTTTGACATCACGGCTGCGGTCATTACTCTAATCATCACTTTCTTGCTCACCCGAGGGGTGAAAGAAGCGGCTCGTGCGAACGGTATCATGGTAGCGATTAAAATCATTGTGGTGCTGATCTTCATTGGTGTAGGTGTTTTCTATGTAGAACCGACCAACTGGCAGCCTTTCTTGCCTTTTGGCATCTCCGGTGTAACTGCGGGAGCAGCAACCGTATTCTTTGCTTACATCGGATTTGATGCGGTCTCCACAGCGGCAGAAGAAGTTAAGCGGCCACAACGGGATTTGCCGATTGGAATTATTGCGTCACTGGCGATCTGTACCGTTCTCTACATCGTTGTATCATTGATCCTCACAGGCATCGTGCCGTATAACATGTTGAATGTCAGTGATCCGGTTGCGTTTGCATTTGAATTTGTGCAATTGAAGGGATTGTCCTGGATTGTATCTCTTGGAGCGATTGCCGGCATTACGACCGTATTGCTGGTCATGATGTATGGTCAGACACGTCTGCTCTATTCCATGTCTCGTGACGGACTGCTGTCACCGGTCTTCTCCAAGGTTAGTGGTAAAAGTCAGACACCAGCTGTAGGGACATGGGTTGCAGGCATTATCGTCGCTTTGTTCTCCGGGTTCATCTCGCTGGGACATCTGGCGGAGCTTACGAACATCGGAACGTTGTTTGCTTTTGCAGTCGTAAGTCTGGGCATTATCGTGTTGCGTAAAAATAACCCTGATCTTAAACGCGGCTTTCGCGTTCCACTTGTGCCACTCATTCCGATTCTGAGTGCCTTGGGTTGTGTGTACTTGATGACACGCCTTGCAGCGCTGACATGGATTACGTTTTTTGCGTGGTTGATCATCGGATTGATTATCTACTTTGCGTATGGACGCCATTACAGTCATCTGAATCCGGCACGCCGGATCTCCAGTGCTTTCAGAGCGAAGGATAAATAG